One stretch of Oncorhynchus clarkii lewisi isolate Uvic-CL-2024 chromosome 3, UVic_Ocla_1.0, whole genome shotgun sequence DNA includes these proteins:
- the LOC139405804 gene encoding hematopoietic cell signal transducer isoform X1, with translation MSDNAALLMVLFFCLCEKVVTDPGTNNPSCYRIEPGTMAGIIIADVILTIAIVIVTYHCANRRRRRKERADKVYMNVRANCKT, from the exons ATGTCAGACAACGCAGCATTGCTGATGGTTCTCTTCTTTTGCCTCTGTG AAAAAGTTGTGACTGACCCAGGTACAA ATAACCCGTCCTGCTACAGGATTGAGCCTGGCACCATGGCTGGCATCATCATTGCAGACGTGATCCTGACCATTGCCATTGTCATTGTCACGTACCACTGTGCCAACCGACGCAGACGTCGAAAAGAGAGGG ctgATAAAGTCTACATGAATGTCAGGGCAAACTGCAAAACATGA
- the LOC139405804 gene encoding hematopoietic cell signal transducer isoform X2 has product MSDNAALLMVLFFCLCEKVVTDPDNPSCYRIEPGTMAGIIIADVILTIAIVIVTYHCANRRRRRKERADKVYMNVRANCKT; this is encoded by the exons ATGTCAGACAACGCAGCATTGCTGATGGTTCTCTTCTTTTGCCTCTGTG AAAAAGTTGTGACTGACCCAG ATAACCCGTCCTGCTACAGGATTGAGCCTGGCACCATGGCTGGCATCATCATTGCAGACGTGATCCTGACCATTGCCATTGTCATTGTCACGTACCACTGTGCCAACCGACGCAGACGTCGAAAAGAGAGGG ctgATAAAGTCTACATGAATGTCAGGGCAAACTGCAAAACATGA